The proteins below come from a single Onychomys torridus chromosome 18, mOncTor1.1, whole genome shotgun sequence genomic window:
- the LOC118569268 gene encoding steroid 21-hydroxylase, whose amino-acid sequence MALPGLWLLLLLLLLLLLAGTRWLWGHWKPWNLHLPPLAPGFLHFLQPNLPIYLLGLTQKLGPIYRIRMGLKDVVVLNSNRTIEEALIQKWVDFAGRPRIIYEKLDLDLSLGDYSLMWKAHKKLTRSALILGMRDSMEPLVEHLAQEFCERMRAQAGTPVAIHEEFSLLTCSVICGLTFGDKYVLPSWQDDTLVHTIHSCVQDLLEAWNHWSIQILGVIPFLRFLPNPGIWKLNRLQETRDHIVRQQLRRHKDSLVAGQWKDMIDYMLQGLEQQREGKDAGLLCEEHVHMSVVDLFIGGTETTATTLSWAVAFLLHHPEIQKQIQEELDLRLGPSAPSSQLLYKNRMQLPLLMATISEVLRLRPVVPLALPHRATRASSISGYDIPKDTIVIPNIQGANLDEMVWELPSQFQPDRFLEPGKNPRTLSFGCGARVCLGETLARLELFMVLARLLQAFTLLPPPDGTLPSLKPQNYAGFNLLINPFQVLLKPRNPVPQDRG is encoded by the exons ATGGCGTTGCCtgggctgtggctgctgctgctgctgctgctgctgctgctgctagctGGCACGCGCTGGCTGTGGGGTCACTGGAAGCCCTGGaacctccacctcccacctctgGCCCCGGGATTCCTGCACTTTCTGCAGCCTAACCTCCCTATCTACCTGCTTGGCCTCACTCAGAAACTCGGACCTATCTACAGGATCCGCATGGGGCTGAAAG ATGTGGTGGTGCTGAATTCTAATAGGACCATTGAGGAGGCCCTGATCCAAAAATGGGTGGACTTTGCTGGCCGACCCCGGATAATATATG AAAAGCTAGACTTGGACCTGTCACTAGGCGACTACTCTCTAATGTGGAAGGCCCATAAGAAACTCACTCGCTCAGCTCTGATTCTGGGCATGCGAGACTCCATGGAGCCCCTGGTAGAGCATCTGGCGCAGGAATTCTGTGAG CGCATGAGAGCCCAGGCTGGCACCCCCGTGGCCATCCATGAGGAATTCTCTTTACTCACGTGTAGTGTCATCTGTGGTCTCACTTTCGGAGACAAG taTGTCCTCCCTTCCTGGCAGGATGACACTCTGGTACACACCATTCACAGCTGTGTCCAAGACTTGTTGGAAGCCTGGAACCACTGGTCCATCCAAATCTTGGGTGTAATTCCCTTTCTCAGG ttcctccccaaCCCAGGCATCTGGAAGCTGAATCGGCTCCAAGAGACGAGGGACCACATCGTAAGGCAGCAGCTGAGGCGCCACAAA GACAGCCTGGTAGCCGGCCAGTGGAAGGACATGATTGACTACATGCTTCAAGGGCTGGAGCAGCAAAGAGAGGGAAAAGATGCAGGACTGCTCTGTGAAGAGCATGTGCACATGTCAGTGGTGGACCTTTTCATTGGCGGCACTGAGACCACAGCCACCACGCTCTCCTGGGCTGTGGCTTTCCTGCTTCATCACCCTGAG ATCCAGAAGCAAATACAGGAAGAATTAGACCTCAGGTTGGGCCCCAGTgcccccagctcccagctcctgtACAAGAACCGAATGCAGTTGCCTTTGCTTATGGCCACCATCTCTGAGGTGCTGCGCCTGCGGCCTGTGGTGCCCCTGGCCCTGCCCCATCGTGCCACTCGGGCTAGCAG CATCTCTGGCTATGACATCCCCAAGGACACAATCGTCATCCCCAACATCCAAGGTGCCAACCTGGATGAGATGGTCTGGGAACTGCCCAGCCAGTTCCAGCCTG ATCGCTTCCTGGAACCCGGCAAGAACCCCAGAACACTATCCTTTGGCTGTGGAGCACGCGTGTGCCTGGGAGAGACTCTGGCACGACTGGAGCTCTTTATGGTGCTGGCGCGCCTTCTCCAGGCCTTcacgctgctgccaccaccagaTGGCACCCTGCCCTCCCTAAAGCCCCAGAATTATGCTGGTTTCAATCTCTTGATTAACCCCTTCCAGGTGTTGCTGAAGCCCAGGAACCCGGTGCCCCAAGACCGGGGCTAG